In a single window of the Luteibacter rhizovicinus DSM 16549 genome:
- the lptA gene encoding lipopolysaccharide transport periplasmic protein LptA codes for MAFATSMPAVAKQSDRTQPTNVTSKSFDGTQQQANSTQPGKVIWTGNVLLTQGTLKITGDKATGYLDADNQIIRVIIDGSPATVQQLDDQDLLMRGHASNIDYKPEDPANSGNGIAVLTGNAHVDKQTDGADKSKLNQSDGDKITYNTTNSTMTGESNGPQPVHMVFQPKNPPPGAAPAAPATPPAAKPPQPKKP; via the coding sequence GTGGCATTCGCCACGAGCATGCCCGCCGTCGCCAAGCAGTCCGATCGCACGCAGCCAACCAACGTCACCTCGAAGTCGTTCGACGGCACCCAGCAGCAGGCGAACAGCACCCAGCCGGGCAAGGTGATCTGGACCGGCAACGTGCTGCTGACCCAGGGCACGCTGAAGATCACCGGCGACAAGGCGACCGGCTACCTCGACGCCGACAACCAGATCATCCGCGTCATCATCGACGGTAGCCCGGCCACGGTGCAGCAGCTGGACGACCAGGACCTGCTGATGCGGGGCCACGCCAGCAACATCGATTACAAGCCGGAAGACCCCGCCAACAGCGGCAACGGCATCGCCGTGCTCACCGGCAATGCGCATGTCGACAAGCAGACCGATGGCGCCGACAAGAGCAAGCTCAACCAGAGCGACGGCGACAAGATCACCTACAACACGACCAACAGCACCATGACGGGCGAGAGCAACGGCCCGCAGCCCGTGCACATGGTCTTCCAGCCGAAGAACCCGCCCCCGGGCGCGGCTCCGGCCGCACCCGCCACACCGCCGGCCGCCAAGCCGCCCCAGCCGAAGAAGCCCTGA